ttacaaattaataatAACCACACAACAAATTCATTTCACTTAGAACCTTTGGGCTTTTTTCGCTAATGTGCCCTAAATGCAATGCATGTGCCACAATTTAGATTCTTGAATAAATGCATGTGATCTCTTTATGGCAAAATTCGTCATTATCTCCTTTTGGAGCTCATATAGGTCACCATATTTAATTCCTCTTATTAttaaagtgctagtatgaacacctaaagGGGAGTGATTatgtgtgaagacaatttttcgcaaagaacagaagaaatattttacttttgaaactaAATCTGAAGAACAAtagactttgagcgagttcagactttaatagttaaatagaactacgaacaaaataaatgagttcgaggaagagaataagaacatagaatttatagtggttcggcttagatcaagcttacgtccactctcccatgctaacaacCTTCTAGCTAGATTCCATTATGCGattaacaagagattataaTTTTGAGTGCAAATACTCAGTGGTAGAtaacactatctcactaagtcactattttggtatttcactcacgatcacaaacgtttaagctcactaaagacaagtgtatgatcaaagTTTACTCAGACttttgaattataaattctacactttgtctcttacttgttcatcagtccttggtctccttaaatactcatttacTTCCAAACTAGtcgttggacagtatctagaggatcgtcttccaatctacccattggacagatttgtatctagaagatttgatagctgttgagtgatagaagtagaatcccaaattgattctgatcgctcatataaacagaatcttggtttccataagtagagcttcttcgtatagaaattTCTTGTTTTCAATATACAATCGTCAATTAATTAGATTGAGTAAATCAAATTTATCTTGATATGAAATCCAAATTAGATCACTAGCTGTTATATGTTTGGGGGTTGTGTTACATTTTGTCAAGTTGTTTCGTTCTGAATCTGTTACGTTCTGAACTTATTGATGTTCTTTAGAAGTCTTAACCTCTTGGGGGAAGTaactttgtaaagtctagaaCGGGTttagactcttcaagttgagtctgttCTGGACCTTGTCACGTTATGGATTTATGTCTCGTTCTGGATATAAAGTCTGAGAGTGTTTCGTCTGAAGTAAAGTCTGAATGTCTTCCGTCTGAAATAGAGTCTGCAAGTGTTTAAGTCTTCATTCGTTCATTATGGAACTTGTCAGAGTGGACAGACTTTTGATGCAagatagactttacaatctagacgtaagtctgaacatatttagccttaaggtccggacacagtctgaataagttcagttTCAGCATATAGTCTATTTTCTGGTTCTTTCAAGTataaaatttgataatatcatttacatgttccaTCATCTGCATAAtatattactcaaccattaaacatgttagtaaacatttgatttattttgtcatattcaaaacatcataagggatttccctaacgatctctcattttttaatgataacAAAACAATCTCTAAATATGCAGCCGTGTAATCATGCTTTTAaagatattaataaatcaagGCAATCTTAAAgaataatttaattcaaaataaaatatagcagaagatagcaaatagattgagcataattatatatagaaaaataatcgcagctcaatattatgcaataaataatatcaacacatatgcatatttatgttctctcccccttttttgtcataatcaaaaagtgataaatagtatcacgtagagaatataaaatgataacaaatatcttgcatgaaacacaattaaaaaaaaatcagctttttcaaaataagtcgaatattaaagatatgcaatatagctcacttcaatcatatatatcagtaaatatccaataaaaatcacatatgcattataaaattcacttacccttttgtcataataaaatgataatatcaataaaatatttgttaatgacaaaagataataaaagatacactaaccggatttttatAACTTAACAAGTTCTGTcgcatttaccttttccttccttccataataatcaagattatgattaattcaaaagatttttccataattgatcaatactccccctcaatttgttgcctttttgaggtgataacgattctttcctttctttgaaatcactttctctccctttcgtatgacacataagggatttcctcaataatttgcaaaaactttgcacaaggaaGAGAATCTTTGAGCCTCCAGAAAATAATATagaatctccataattttcagatcgagctttccaaaatctatatggaagattcttttgctACCTGCAAATTCTTGTATAACAGATTACCATTCTTGCAAAAATATCATGTAATACCTTCATCTcatttgcggatcaaacttgctagatataagatatcttctaaaaagatagcaagaatatccatgaatatgcaataatatttttcaagatcaaagagatttccttaagcataaatctcaaaaatatattattgatgcatttcgcaaaaagaaagtagatatttctatcacgtgccaaatcaagtaaaaacTTGCAATgtcttatatttatgacaaaagatatttgcaatgtaaataatatataattcataGGCAATCATCtaaaaatcatgataaatgtaTGTAGAGATTTGCAAgacaagataaaaataatattctcttacccaaggtatatgtttgcaatataccattgattgaaaaaaaaatcattaccaatcttcgcaTGAGATACCTTTTTGATTGCGCCTACATAAACTCGCAATCATTCTTCCCTtatagaatttcctgcaatgcactcatttcctttttggtatccatcaatttggttcctttcatttcattagagcaaaatagaaaatcttcataaataatagaatattctttctaaactcatcataacatgttatttaagaaaataatattatgcacaataatatcttgaaaaagaaattttcacttGGTCATAGCAGATAAAATCATAGGgaataaaatccttgagtatCTAAGAATATCTTACATAATAAGTTAATATCTCGTAAAACAGATTTCTACTatgcaaaatatgataaaatctgatagcataaaatcaaaccaaataaattcaattgtctCTAAACAAGATATCTAAAATAATCacacgattctttcttcaataaaaaaatcatagaataTGGTCATTATAAAGTCCaactcaaattgaaaaaaatgtattcctcaccaaattttctttcttctcttcctttatttcttgCAAAAACAACTAATCTTTTCATTGGTACCCAAATTCTTTTGGgttcatgagagttagtagagtatgttatttttatccaatctttcttaataTGTCTCAAGACTTTAAgatattctttctcaaagtgttctgaatttcacaatttgaacacttgagggcattCGACCAATAAGTTTTGTAAAGATTCTTTGAAAATACTTCTTGTACGCAAGTCTAGGAGgtttttgtctaagtctctcattaactttaagaaaatctattagagaatcactttccttattaaaaccaagtcccgacttattatagtaaggtacttgtacGGAAATGATATACTCTAATATTTTTGAACCctttcgaaaattttgtcgaaatatttgaaaattctttctttaaagaatcattttcttttacaagtaaatctcgactttcttttgttttttcctcacCGGTAAGTGTCTTTGAACCTGTTGAGGACGAATGAGAAGCACATCGAGGTTTTCTAACAGCTTGCCGGCTTCAAAAGCACTTGCAAATTGATGGATAAATCAACTAAACGATGCGTCGTTTAGGTAGTGTGTAATAGATTTACttatataattcatttttctctccGTCAATGTCACCGCGTCCGCTCTTCAAATATTTTAGTTGGATGAAGAGTCGCTTTTCAATTAAAGTCAACTGCATTTTTCTAAAGTTTATTCGAGAAACATGTAATGCAATCTCATAATTTTAGATCAGATTCAATGTCATTTCCTGCATTTTCATACGTTCTGACTTCATCTATCTATGGCACGCACAGccaaataattagaaattttatattaaagaaataacGTCATTCAATTTATAAAGATTCCATGAACCATAGTGgcaaatataatttcaattatcTTATGGaaaatcttattttcttttggaaatacACATGTGGAAGAGGGAAGGGGAATCCGGAAGTCAACCGACCTGCGCATGCCTTCTTCAGATGCTATCATACTAATAACCATTGATCATGCTCaccaaattgagaaaatattaaataatatgacCAGGCAGACATACATCGAGCTCATATGTCTAACCTAATTAGGCTTTGTAGTACCATTTCTTACTTGATTGGGAATGAGGTTGTGGTGTACGATGTCAATTGTTATGAAGATCTCTATTATCATAACCTCGTAGATCTCATGATATgaaatatgagagagagagaccggaGAGATTTGAACTCAGTTGCAATTGCACCCTTATCATGAAAGATTCTTGTGGAAACTAGAGATGAGCATGATTCAGATAAGTGAGTCCCACCTTGGAATTCTGAATGTTTAAATTCATTCACTTTAATTGCtgcaaaaatcaaatgattgaaccataaaatataaatgataaacaataaattaaacatcaaatttacgtggttcaattAACACGATCTACATTTACAAGGTGAGCAACACAAATTTCATTACAAATAAGACAATAAAATGGAGATTACAACTATATTCGAGTCTCTTAAACACTTTTGGTGTTTCCCAATTCTAGGTACATTCAATAACTCACAAAATGTTTAGCCTAATAATTCTCCACAAATCTCACAACAAGATCAATTGGGCTCAACAATTTTGGGTTGCTTTAGGGTGTCATTCACAAGAAGTTGCCCTCATGGCGAAGATGCTTCTCATATATAGATAATAGTTGGATCcaaaataggattttttttttttttttttttggagtctTACTCCAACTACATTCCACTTAATTAGGAAATCTATTCAATCATGACACATACTTAGTTTAGGAAGGTTTCCTTTTTATGCTCAAACTGGAAGCATTTTTCCAACATTAACCACGATAGGATCTCAATGTTCTCTTGTTACTCGGTTTTGACAAAGTTGATGCCTTCGCCAAGCATAGATTTGTCCTTTACCTTGACGAATGGGCCAATCAATGTGCCCTTAGCTGATAGGGAAGGTATGACATGAACATGGCATTCTATCAAAACCCAACCGGTGTGTGTTCGGCAATTCTTGTTCGATTGATAGTCCAGACTATCGGTCTTAATTCTAGTTGATGTCTCTCATTTACTGTTACTTTGTTTAGGCCCTCTTTGATAATaagatcttttctttgatggaaaaacATTTATTAACAATTCTTGAGATATGCTCCCACAGATTATTATCCTTAATATcatctcattttctttattctaCTTAATCTCATTTCATTTTCTGTACTCAacatttcatgatttttgaattcTCACAAGAAGTTGATAATCTGCTCTCTAGAGATTTTTCTAAGATGAAAGGCCAAATCTTAATTCAGTCAGATGACCAATCCAAACTTGATATGACTTGCATGTGTGGAGATCAAACTTTCTAAACAGTTTCTAGGGTGGTGAAAAAATCTGACTTGACGAAAAATTTCTAAAGCCGCATTGATAAGGGAATTCTAGATCAACTGGCCCCTTACACTAATCTGTCAGCACTAGGGGTGTCAGCCTAGAGCTTCACcaggaaaaatggaaaactctctctcctctgcacgACCTTCCGATTAATCACAATCGCTAACAAAAAACCAGACTCAGCTAAATTTCAAACAATGGTTTCCCTCTCAAagtacttttctttctttctctctctctctccctcgacaCCCCTTCCAATTTTCTTGTTGCTGCATTGTATTCCACGTTAGTTTTCACTCACTATTTATTTGCTTCAGTTCTTGATGTAGAACAACATATAAATACTTTTATAAAAACATTTGAGTGTCATAAGAGCGGGCGATCTCACAAATCAAAGAGGTTGATGTGATTTTCAAGATTACAAATGAATTACAATATTTGATTTACGCGTTTTCCTTGATTTCCGAGACATCACAGATTTCAGAcacattttacaaattttatagttatgttttgataactttccatttttatcaatatcttttcatttatgCGACttgtgggaggtgggtcccctGTGGATTGCCTCAATTTACACCACTGGCTGCTAGTTGTACGGCGGTTCTCGAGtcaccaaaaataattttttttattttattttgttattatattttggttatttagttattttctaaataaCAACCTCTTTATAAATAGGCGCTTAAGATATTATAATATGCAtttctttattcaaaataaacactatcttttagaattttttacaAACATAACTTTCCTTGGGTTTGTTCTGTCCACCAGATAACCCCAAATTTCTAGAATTGTACATTCTAGATAATATTAAAATACCATTTTGCTTTGAGGGGGCACTTCAAGTTTCAatcttccattttccttttgaatgttCTCTCGGTGCTTATTTTAGGCCAAGAATGAAATGTGACTCCTTTTGGTTAAGAGTGTTCCGACGAACCTTCTGACTAAACTCCCAAGGCCCCTCAGTGACTTAATaggactcttgatctcttttccaagtggagatcaaacttttggaaaagggaagaagagggtGCAATCTTTGTATCACTGCGATGACATCATCAGTTACCTTCCGGGTGTCGCCTTATTTGGTGTTGAATTCACGATTCAGGCCTCGGTGTATAGTGCAAGCGAGCAGTTCAGTTGCTGGAGACTCAACAGTGCCATCATCTCCTGAATTGGCTGCGTTGAATGGAGCTCCTCCTgttgaggggagagagaaaattggtCCTTTGACTGGGAGAAAGGGATATGCAGTTTCGAAGGATGCGGtagggaagaagaaggtggagaaagaagcaaaaagtacTGTTGCTTTGGAAAGCTTGAAGGTGTTGTGGGATGATGCTTATGGAACGAAGAGTGTGAAGGACTATCTTGACTGCGCAAGGGATATGATCAGGCCTGATGGAGGTCCGCCACGTTGGTTTTGCCCTGTTGAGTGTGGACATCCTTTGAATGATTCTCCAgttcttctttttctaccaGGTAATGCCCGGTTTCTCGCCTGATTGGGAAATTTACTGTAGGGGTATAAGGAGATTACTGGAATTCTTGTTTTGACAATATGCTTGTAGCTTTTACGAAGTGAATATAATGTACTCGTGCATTAATTGATACCCAGGAGCTATATTCTATAGGAGCCTAATTTTGTGGATCTCAAGTAAAATATGCCAATATTTTAAAACGCTATTACTGCTTCCTACAGAAATTGATGGCACTGGATGGGGCCTCATCTTGCACCATAAAGCACTAGGAAGGTGAGTTTGCATGTTCCAGCATTTTGGGTTCGAATTGTGTTACGAGGGAAAGTATTGATGCATGAGAAGCCTGTTTGTTTCCATGATTATGTTTGTGCATATGATTAAGCATCTTAATGCAGATGCCTTAAAACTGCAGGGCTTTTGAAGTTCGATGCTTGCATATCCCTGTTTATGATGTGACTCCATTTGAAGGTATCTCCCTTTCAAAGCCTTTTAGTTGCTGCTGATGCTGATAGCAACTGAGGGTGAAGTGGAATGTTTTTGAAAGGTGTCTAAACATGCAAAGGGCAGTGGTGCATTCATGTCATTTTACAATCATCCTTTTCACTCCATTTAGTCCCATATGCGTGGATATTGTTCTTATCTGTTGCTTCCAGCTATATTCAATACTAGATCCCTGCCATTCCTTCTCAAATTCTTGATGTTATTATGGGTTCACAAGCCTTTTAAAGGGTGAAGATTTTCTTCTTAATACTCAACTGATGTTATAAGAATTGAAATGGCATGCAACACTAACTGAGGACTTGACAAAGAGCTTTTGTGATCTGTTGTATTTATGCTTGTTAGGTCTGGTGAAATTCGTTGAGAAAACCATTAAAGCTGAGTATGCCTCATCTCCACATAAACCTATTTATCTTGTTGGGGATTCCTTCGGAGGATGCCTTGCACTTGCTGTGGCAGCTTGTAATCCTTCCATCGACTTGGTTGTCTTATTAGTTAATCCAGGTGAGTTTTCAGATTGGCCAGCAAATCATGAATTGGGTATACTCTTCTGGATTACAAGGCTTCTTTGAGACTCTGAGGAAGTCTGTTCTTTTCTCGGTCATGTTAGCTACATCATTTGGCCGTTCACAGCTGCAGCCACTGTTCCCGTTATTGGAAGCTATGTCTGACAATCTTCATTTCACGCTCCCCTATCTTATAAGCTTTTTTGTGGGTATGAAGTCCTACTTTCAagtctttttgtaaaatgatATGTCACAATGCTCTGAGTTTTCCATAGTAAGATTTGATTTCTTTCTGAATCAGGTGACCCGGTAAAGATTGCAACAGCCAATATTGATAATATGCTTCCCCCGAGAATGGCACTTGAACAGTTGTCTGTCAACCTCACTTCTTTGCTGCCTCGTCTCTCAGTGGGTGGCGTTTTCTCTGCCGGCAttggcttattttcttttctcgtttGACTTTATTGCTCAAAACTTTACAATAGATATATAGCAGGCCTTCTATTAGGCTTCTATGCTAAACCTTTTCTATGTTTTTGTCCTTTGCTGGGCTGTTTCTTGATTATCTCGAGACCGAATAATCAATTCCCCGTTTCAGGGTTTGGCTGACATAATAACCAAGGAAACTCTTCTTTGGAAATTGAAGTTACTTAAATCAGCTGCCTCTTACACTAATTCTCGTCTTCATGCTGTCAAAGCCGAAGTGCTTCTACTAGCCAGGTTTTTGCTCCTCAACTGTTTGTCAAGATGATGCCATGTCTGTCAGATTGGTGTAGCAAATTGTTTTTCTTAggctttcattttatttggttgctcctatatatatatatatgcagcCATTGCCAATATTTTTTTCACTACTTCTCATGAGTCATAGGATGGGTTTTGGTGAAATTGTCATTCTGACTCTTTCTCAACGGCTAAAGGAAAATAGCTGCCTAATTCTCAGTTTATAGATATGAATATACACACTCATGTGAAGTACTTCTACTTTAGTAATCAGGGATATGTCCTTTGGCAATATGTAATGGCACTGGCATTCGTTTGAATTGGTTTCGCTTTGTAGCAGGGGTAGCAGCCATATCCCTTTTTCTTTAcgtgaatagttttgaagttTCTTTCGGCACAATAGCATATATTCCATGCATAAGCATCTAAACATACATGTATATAGTTATTGATAAATGCATCATGCATGCACGCACATGGTATGTGCTTACTAATTGGGAGTTGTTTTTTCACTAAAGAGACAATGATGTATCTGATTTAAGCATAGTTAAAAGTTAGTTGCATTTTCTCAGAGGCTTCTATTGATTCAGTGGCAAAGATAACATGCTTCCTAGTCGGGATGAAGCCCAAAGGCTTATGACATCATTGAAGAACTGCAGAGGTCGTCACTTCAAAGACAATGGACATGCACTTCTAATGGTAGGTGAAATCTATGTTATTTTAATGTCGCAAAGTTCGAGGAGTTGGTGTCTTCCGATGCCGTGTCTTGTTTAATAGAGGCTAGAGCTAAAAGAGCTTTTTACGAATATAGCTCAATTTAAAATATAGTTTGGCGCTTATATTGAGATATCCTTATGATAGGGTTCAACGGTGCTTGGATAGTAAAAGTTAACACTACAACTTTTTTCTAAGATGGAAACATGTTTAATCAAGTTAAGTGGGTATTGTCCATCAGCCTCTCTTATTTAATCACCTAATTTCGAGTTAGTCGTATCATAGAATTGAACTGATTGTACTCAAATTATTTACTATTTCTAGTGCTGCTTGAGCTATTTTGAGACTTTGAGTCGCAATAAACCAAATTGACTACGGCACTTATAAGTCCAAACTCCAAGGGCACGTGGTATCATCCACATCCAATGGTCTACTTAGATATAGGGGTGAATATGATTCTATTGTAGAATCATGAATCAGAGGACCGGACCGGTTTCTAACGGTATAGTTCCAAAGTATGCAGAGTAAGTTCTAGGTTCATAAAATTGAGAAAGCTATCTTGAAACTGTCCAGCATTGTTGTCCGAAGTCACCAGCCATTACTCGCCGTTCGCCAGCCACCGTCGGAGCCAGCCAAGACCGCTGGAGCCACCGCCGGTCGTTGCTTGAGCAGCTGCGAGCCCCCTCTCCGCCTCGTTTCGCGCGACCAGCCACCGGCACATCCTCCtccgagcttgggagagctggAAGTTCCAGCCCTAGCCGACCTTTTGAGGAGCTGCCGAAGCTCTTTCCGACCTTAGATTTGTTGGTCGGCCCGTGTGTTTCTTCGCTCACCGTTCAAAaacgattccggtgagtttatcttactaaatcttgattagaggggttaatgatgcccttagtgtgtttagcttaggttgattgaggttaggtgattagattagtttatttagttgttgattagattaatGTATTTAATTGTTAAAGTATGTTAGTTTAAAGTTaggtaggtttattttaatataagctttgatgtgacttaaaggaatttatttctgatttaaataaatatttcgaaattattgaattatttaataatatcttatatttagaaaattattaaaatattattatttaaaaataaaaataaaatattttgaccTCAATtactcgaatttcgtgccgttGTCGCCGTGGTATTTAGAATTTGGATTTGGATGAGTGGATAATGCAAATTGAATGCtgattgtgaaaaatagaatttattcaaaaattttgccGGGTTTGGCAccgaaattggatttttaaggattaatattgtaattgaaGTATGCcagtgaaatgtaaagtatccaAGGACGCATGAATTATCGGCTGCTGAAAGATCATCACAAGAGGGCTAAGCCACTAGGACCTTTATTCTGTTGAAACCAATC
This region of Eucalyptus grandis isolate ANBG69807.140 chromosome 8, ASM1654582v1, whole genome shotgun sequence genomic DNA includes:
- the LOC104415485 gene encoding LOW QUALITY PROTEIN: acyltransferase-like protein At1g54570, chloroplastic (The sequence of the model RefSeq protein was modified relative to this genomic sequence to represent the inferred CDS: deleted 1 base in 1 codon), which produces MTSSVTFRVSPYLVLNSRFRPRCIVQASSSVAGDSTVPSSPELAALNGAPPVEGREKIGPLTGRKGYAVSKDAVGKKKVEKEAKSTVALESLKVLWDDAYGTKSVKDYLDCARDMIRPDGGPPRWFCPVECGHPLNDSPVLLFLPEIDGTGWGLILHHKALGRAFEVRCLHIPVYDVTPFEGLVKFVEKTIKAEYASSPHKPIYLVGDSFGGCLALAVAACNPSIDLVVLLVNPATSFGRSQLQPLFPLLEAMSDNLHFTLPYLISFFVGDPVKIATANIDNMLPPRMALEQLSVNLTSLLPRLSGLADIITKETLLWKLKLLKSAASYTNSRLHAVKAEVLLLASGKDNMLPSRDEAQRLMTSLKNCRGRHFKDNGHALLMEDGISLLSVIKGTHTYRRTKRHDYVLDFLPPSMSEYKLFFNQIAGGFRDVSGSVLFSTLEDGKIVRGLSGVPSEGPVLLVGNHMLMGLEVFSLVEEFLREKNVAVRGVAHPMLFSSRMENLSSEFGLVDWMKAFGAVPVSGSILFKLFSTKSHVLLYPGGAREALHRKGEEYKLFWPEQPEFVRMAARFGATIIPFGAVGEDDMAELVLDYDDFMKIPIVNDYIRDMNRQTPRVREGQSGEVANEQSFLPGILPRMPGRLYYLFGKPIETRGRYESLKDREHANELYLKVKSGVKAAFAYLLKKREEDPYRSIFDRAIYRALNSPLHEIPAFEP